The Corallococcus silvisoli genome has a segment encoding these proteins:
- a CDS encoding acyl-CoA dehydrogenase family protein, giving the protein MDFELPDSHRALQASLREFCERRVKPYAREWDKDEKFPLEVVRELGQLGVLGMLVSEEYGGAGMDSLAVAVAVEEIARYDGSLALTVASHNGLGTSHVRVFGNKAQHQRYLPKLATGEWLGAWGLTEPGSGSDASGMRTTAVRKGDKWVLNGAKMFITQGTVGDVFVVLALTSPEKRQKGITAFVLEKGHPGFSQRSIHGKLGMRSSDTAELILENVEVGDDAIVGEVDRGFIDTLKILDKGRITIGALSVGLLRGALEESVAYSRDRTAFGQPIGEFQGLRWMMADMKTDLEAARLLVHRAARLADAGRPYSQEASMAKLFASEAAMRACNKAVQIHGGYGYTREFPVERYLRDAKLCEIGEGTSEIQRTIIARETFKGA; this is encoded by the coding sequence ATGGACTTCGAACTCCCCGACAGCCACCGCGCCCTCCAGGCCTCCCTCCGTGAATTCTGCGAACGCCGCGTGAAGCCCTACGCCCGCGAGTGGGACAAGGACGAGAAGTTCCCCCTGGAGGTGGTGCGGGAGCTGGGCCAGCTGGGCGTGCTGGGCATGCTCGTCTCGGAGGAGTACGGGGGGGCGGGCATGGACTCGCTCGCCGTGGCGGTGGCGGTGGAGGAGATCGCCCGCTACGACGGCTCGCTCGCGCTGACCGTGGCCAGCCACAACGGCCTGGGCACCAGCCACGTGCGCGTGTTCGGCAACAAGGCGCAGCACCAGCGCTACCTGCCGAAGCTGGCCACCGGCGAGTGGCTGGGCGCGTGGGGCCTCACCGAGCCGGGATCCGGTTCGGACGCGTCCGGCATGCGCACCACCGCCGTGAGGAAGGGCGACAAGTGGGTGCTCAACGGCGCCAAGATGTTCATCACCCAGGGCACGGTGGGTGACGTGTTCGTGGTGCTCGCGCTCACGTCGCCGGAGAAGCGCCAGAAGGGCATCACCGCCTTCGTGCTGGAGAAGGGTCACCCTGGCTTCAGCCAGCGCTCCATCCACGGGAAGCTGGGCATGCGCTCGTCGGACACCGCGGAGCTCATCCTGGAGAACGTGGAGGTCGGTGACGACGCCATCGTGGGCGAGGTGGACCGCGGCTTCATCGACACGCTGAAGATCCTGGACAAGGGCCGCATCACCATTGGCGCGCTGTCGGTGGGGCTGCTGCGCGGGGCGCTGGAGGAGTCGGTGGCGTACTCGCGCGACCGCACCGCGTTCGGCCAGCCCATTGGCGAGTTCCAGGGCCTGCGCTGGATGATGGCGGACATGAAGACGGACCTGGAGGCGGCGCGCCTGCTGGTGCACCGCGCGGCGCGGCTCGCGGACGCGGGGAGGCCGTACTCGCAGGAGGCCTCCATGGCGAAGCTCTTCGCCTCCGAGGCGGCCATGCGCGCCTGCAACAAGGCCGTGCAGATCCACGGCGGCTACGGCTACACGCGCGAGTTCCCCGTGGAGCGCTACCTGCGCGACGCCAAGCTCTGTGAGATTGGAGAGGGCACGAGCGAGATCCAGCGCACCATCATCGCCCGCGAGACCTTCAAAGGGGCCTGA
- a CDS encoding acyl-CoA carboxylase subunit beta, whose protein sequence is MSYDQKLLETIAQVEKGGAPKYHAKNAESGKLFARERIRLLVDADSFVEDGKLANNLDPELPSDGVITGVARIAGRAVAIMANDSTVKAGSWGARTVEKILRIQETAKALRCPLMYLVDSAGARITDQVEMFPGRRGAGRIFYNEVHLSGFVPQICLLFGPSAAGGAYIPAFCDLVIMVEGNASMYLGSPRMAEMVIGEKVTLEEMGGAKMHCSVSGVGDVLVKTEQEAIAAAKQYLAFFPENFTQAPPRVDVKAPKHSGKRVDEIVPPDQNKPFDMHALIAELIDEGSWFEVKKLFAQELITGLARMGGRTVGIVANQPKYKGGVLFVDSADKAARFIWLCDAFNIPLLYLSDVPGFMIGTKVERAGIIRAGAKMISAVSEASVPRICVVVRKAYGAGLYAMSGPGFAPEATLALPQAMIAVMGPEAAVNAVYFNKIQELPEAERPAFVQKLRDEYKQDVDIYKLASELIIDAVVPGDSLRGELMQRYSLYADRFQPRAEKKHGVHPV, encoded by the coding sequence ATGTCCTACGACCAGAAGCTGCTCGAGACGATCGCCCAGGTGGAGAAGGGCGGTGCGCCCAAGTACCACGCGAAGAACGCGGAGAGCGGCAAGCTCTTCGCCCGGGAGCGCATCCGGCTGCTGGTGGACGCGGACTCGTTCGTGGAGGACGGCAAGCTCGCCAACAACCTGGATCCGGAGCTGCCGTCCGACGGCGTCATCACGGGCGTGGCGCGCATCGCCGGCCGCGCCGTGGCCATCATGGCCAACGACTCCACGGTGAAGGCGGGCAGCTGGGGCGCGCGCACGGTGGAGAAGATCCTGCGCATCCAGGAGACGGCGAAGGCGCTCCGGTGCCCGCTGATGTACCTGGTGGACAGCGCGGGCGCGCGCATCACGGACCAGGTGGAGATGTTCCCGGGCCGCCGGGGCGCGGGCCGCATCTTCTACAACGAGGTCCACCTGTCGGGCTTCGTCCCGCAGATCTGCCTGCTCTTCGGCCCGTCCGCCGCCGGCGGCGCGTACATCCCCGCGTTCTGCGACCTGGTCATCATGGTGGAGGGCAACGCCTCCATGTACCTGGGCAGTCCGCGCATGGCGGAGATGGTCATCGGCGAGAAGGTCACGCTGGAGGAGATGGGCGGCGCGAAGATGCACTGCTCGGTGTCCGGCGTGGGCGACGTGCTGGTGAAGACGGAGCAGGAGGCCATCGCCGCGGCGAAGCAGTACCTGGCCTTCTTCCCGGAGAACTTCACCCAGGCCCCCCCGCGCGTGGACGTGAAGGCGCCCAAGCACAGCGGCAAGCGCGTGGATGAGATCGTCCCGCCGGATCAGAACAAGCCCTTCGACATGCACGCCCTCATCGCGGAGCTCATCGACGAGGGCAGCTGGTTCGAGGTGAAGAAGCTCTTCGCGCAGGAGCTGATCACCGGCCTGGCGCGCATGGGCGGCCGGACGGTGGGCATCGTGGCCAACCAGCCCAAGTACAAGGGCGGCGTGCTGTTCGTGGACAGCGCGGACAAGGCGGCCCGGTTCATCTGGCTGTGCGACGCGTTCAACATCCCGCTCCTGTACCTGTCGGACGTGCCGGGCTTCATGATCGGCACCAAGGTGGAGCGGGCGGGCATCATCCGCGCGGGCGCGAAGATGATCTCCGCCGTGTCGGAGGCCAGCGTGCCGCGCATCTGCGTGGTGGTGCGCAAGGCGTACGGCGCCGGCCTCTACGCCATGAGCGGCCCGGGCTTCGCCCCGGAGGCCACGCTCGCGCTGCCCCAGGCGATGATCGCCGTGATGGGCCCGGAGGCGGCGGTGAACGCCGTCTACTTCAACAAGATCCAGGAGCTGCCGGAGGCCGAGCGGCCGGCCTTCGTCCAGAAGCTCCGCGACGAGTACAAGCAGGACGTGGACATCTACAAGCTGGCCAGCGAGCTCATCATCGACGCGGTGGTGCCCGGCGATTCGCTCCGCGGGGAATTGATGCAGCGTTATTCGCTGTATGCCGACCGCTTCCAGCCCCGCGCCGAAAAGAAGCACGGCGTCCACCCCGTCTAG